The sequence below is a genomic window from Marmota flaviventris isolate mMarFla1 chromosome 9, mMarFla1.hap1, whole genome shotgun sequence.
tATTGCCAAATAAgataggaggtgggctgtccagtttccAACGGGTTACTCCCAATGCCAGAGTTATGAGAGAGGTCTTCCTAGTAGAGCAGAAATAGAGGTCACATGCATTGGGCAATCCATTAAATGGGAGGAGCCACAAACTAGTTTGCACTGCCAAACCTAAATCCCCCTGCCTCAATACCCAGTGAAGTAATTCATGGGTGGCTCCCTGTAGAGAATATAATAATTATGACTCCtgttttccccccaaaataaagcatttatCTAAATTGTTTCTTCTAAATCTGGTATGGTagtgtacacttgtaatcccagctacttaggaagctgagaaaggaggattacaagttcaaagccaacctcaacaatttagcaagaccctgtctcaaaaaataaaaggactggagatgtagctcaataatAAAGCACCCTTGGGCaaaattcccagtaccccccaccaaaagtCCTATAATCAGACCTCCCGGATACAGTAACTAGTTTTGTGTATATACcttaatatttgtgtgtgtataatatacacaaagtgtatatttttaaaaataaaaattggataaTGGTGTAATGTTTTACAAattgctttttttcccatttgataAATTTTAGGTATTTTTCTAGGGGAGTATCACAGATATGCctccttggttttgtttttgttctattttttttttttttttttaagtgctaaggatggaacccaaggcctcacgtactaggcaagtgctctatcactgagctacaactgcagtcCTGCCTCCTTATTTTTAATAGTGCCAGCTGGGAGCTGTGACATGcacctatattcccagctactcagggggctgaagcaggaagatcacttgagcccaagagttcagAACTAGCCTGGACAACTAGTGAGAACTCATCCCAATATATAACTAGTGAACATTATCCTATTGTATGGATATTCCATACTTTGCTCTAAACTGGTATGAATTATGTTTATAGTTTTGCTTAATCACTTAGCAGAATTAACACATTTAcgcattatctttttaattatgGTGGTTTAGGTGatgaattctagaaataaaattgtgAGGTCAAAGGGTTTGAACACTAGTTTTTGCCAAATTGCCCTCCAATATGATTCTGTTTCTCATCTTCAATATATAAGAGTGCTTCTTTTCCAAAGCTGGGATGATGAGCAGATAAAGGGGGAaattgcatcttttttttaactttgaacaaattttggggggctggggttatgactcagtggtagagcgctcgccttgcatgtacaaggccctgggttcgaacctcaacaccacataaaaataaataaataaataaaataaagttatataaaaaaaaatttgtactaGGCATTAAGGGCCTCCCATGTGTTAAAAATACACCGTACCACTGAACTAACCTCCAAACCACAtcttattttgatttgcatttcttttattatcaATGTGTgtgaatatctttttattttttaattttatttgccatttttatttcctctttttcaagTTAGTCTTGCATCTTTTATACAAGGTGAATGCATTCCACAGGTGCCCCCTCATCTTGAAATAATTGATGGCTAGTGATAAAAATAACACCGAGGCTTATAGGTCTTCTCCAAAGTGTGAGCTCTAGGATAAACAGCTAGTAACCAAAAGCGGGCTCTGACTCCCCTACCTTTCAGTATGTTTCAGAGAAATGTACTGCAGTAGTTAGAAACTGCTAGTAGACACTCTAGAAAGCTATCAAGAAGccaaaagaggggctggggatgtggctcaagccaaaagaggggctggggatgtggctcaagcggtagcacgcttgcctggcatgcctgcggcccgggtttgatcctcatcaccacatgcagacagggatgttgtgtccaccgaaaactaaaaaataaataaaataaatattgaaattctttctctctctaaaaaaaaaaaaagaagaaaaaagccaaaagaattttaaaaaatcctgagtAACAGTGAGTTTGAAATTCTTCCTTCTTCACACCAAACTTTCCTTCCCCAAGTTTCTGCTTGTCTAATTATGTGGGTTGGGGTTaggcaaattagaaaataaacatgaTATAGAAGGTTTTTCTGTTGTAATACGatgttttctcaaatttatttttgaaggGAGTGTGAGATTATAGAGATAATCTTCTGTTCTCTCCATTACAGAGACACCTACGAGTATGAACTCACCTTGCGAACTGACCTCTACACCAATAAACACACTCAGTGGTTTTATTTTCGagttcaaaacaccagaaaagaTGTCACCTATCGCTTCACCATTGTCAACTTGCTGAAGCCTAAGAGCCTGTATACTGTAGGCATGAAACCACTCATGTACTCCCAATTGGATGCCAACATCTACAACATTGgttggaggagagaaggaaatgaaatcaagtaCTACAAGAATAACACAGACAATGGGCAGCAGTCTTTCTACTGTCTTACGTGGACCATTCAGTTTCCACATGACCAGGACACTTGCTTCTTTGCACACTTTTACCCATATACATACACTGATTTGCAGTGCTACCTCTTGTCAGTGGCAAAGAACCCCATCCAGTCTCAGTTCTGCAAGCTCCGAACTTTATGCAGGAGCTTAGCAGGAAATACTGTCTACTTGCTCACCATCACCAACCCATCCCCGACCCCTCATGAAGCTGCTGCAAAGAAAGCTGTGGTCTTGAGTGCCAGAGTGCACCCTGGGGAAAGTAATGCCTCCTGGATTATGAAAGGCTTTTTGGATTTCATCCTTAGCAACTCCCCAGATGCCCAGCTCCTTAgagatatttttgtcttcaaGGTAGTTCCCATGTTAAATCCAGATGGCGTGATTGTGGGGAATTATAGGTGTTCATTGGCTGGAAGGGACTTGAACAGGCATTATAAAACCATCCTGAAGGAGTCTTTTCCTTGCATCTGGCACACGAGGAACATGATCAAAAGGTGAGACCTTTTATCCGTTGGTCTTTCTGTGAGTGCTGAGCCTTTTGTCATATACTCTGTCTTATGGGGAATgaggtctctttttaaaaaaaaaaatatttagggtctagggttgtggctcagtggtagagcactcgcttagcatgtgtgaggccctgggttcaatcctcaacaccatataaaaataaataaataaaataaaggtattctgtcaaactacaactaaaaaataaattagaaaaataaataagtgaaataaaggtattgtgtcctactacaactaaaaaatatttttaaaaatttattttttagttttaggtggatacaatatctttattttacatttatgtggttctgaggattgaacccagtgcctcatgcatgctaggtgagcactctaccagtgagccacaaccccaactcctcTCTTTTGTTGTTCTGTCATTAGATATGGCTTTGGATGGTTTTTACCAGTCCCTTTGACGTCACATGGCTTTGTCAGATCTTTGGATGTAAACTAAATATGCAACACTTTGGCTAGAGTCTTTTCATTTAGAAGTCAAACAACTGAGTGGAAAAGATCAGAGGTCAGGGAAGTTGTGGGTCTTCATGATGAAACTTGTATATTAGGGGCTGCGGTtgcggctcagcagtagagtgctcacctagcacatgtgaggccctgggttcgatccttagcaccacataaaaataaattaataaaaaataggtattgtgcccaactacaacaaaaataaaatattaaaaagaaacttatAGTAACAATAGCGGCTAATAATTAGTGCTTATGTATGAAGTGACAGTATGTTAGTGCTTTACTTATATGATCCGTTTAATCTCCACATTAATGAGATCCTTTAGGATTAATATCCTGTCTTGTAtataatgaggaaactgaggaccagAAATGTTAAATGACCTGAACAAAATCATACAGCTAGTGAGTGACAGGGTGTATATTTGAACACAGTCTCTCTGGTTCCACAGTCCGAGTCCCTTATTACCATTTTATGTTACCTCtcatgaagaataaaaaatcagTCAGCACTTTTCAGGCCTGTGTAAAAGCAGTCAAAGGTTAAAATGTAATAGTGCCCACCTTAAAGGAGTGAAAATGCAGTGGATAAGAATGTGCAAAtgaagctgagtgcagtggcacactcctacaatcccagtgactagggagtccaaggcagaagaatcacaagttcaaggccagcctcagcaacttagtgaggcccttagcaacttagtgagatgctgtctcaaaataaaaataaaaaggactaggaatgtagctcagtggtcaatcctagtacaaaaaaaaaaagtaaatgcacACCTTCTAACCATACCTGTGTGAACAGGTGTGAGTAGTGTTGGGCTGGTAGAGTAACTAGGGGCATGTGTGTGGGAGTCAGCTTGGCCTGCGTTTGAGACATTGTTTCACTATTGATGGGATCTATGATCTTAGCCAGGTGATTTAACCTCAGTGAGCTTTagctttctcatctgtagaatggtcATAGTAATACCTGCATTGagtggttactgttaggattaaatgagatgatccATGTGATTTATTTAGCATAGTACAAGCACCTTGTAAATGTGTACGATTATTGTTATGACCCTCTTCAtccaatcatcatcatcatggagAAAGTGAGCATGTTTGGGAAGTTGGAATAAGTGTCCTGAGTGATCCAGAGACAAAGAAGGGCTTGTAGGAAACGGGCCCTAGAAAGTCGAAAGCAAAGGCAATCTGTGATTCCCTACAACTGcagtctctctcccttcctcacgTTCTTCACAGTGGGCTTCTTTTAATAGGTTTTCTCCACTTATTGTCCACTTATCCAGGTCTACCCACTACTTTTCCATTATGAGTCCTTCTAGCAAgggcatatattatttttattttattctttttccataagaggaattgaacccagagttgctttaccaatgagatacatccccaaccctttttattttatttatttagttagttattttgagacagagtctcgctgagttttttttttttaatatttattttttaggtgtagatggacacaacacaatgcctttatttttatgtggtgctgaggatcgaaccgggtcccgcctgtgctaggcgagcgctctaccgctgagccaccatcTCAGCGCCTAgctgagttgtttagagcctcactaagttgctgaggctggccttgaacttggaatcctcctgcctcagcctcctgagttgctgggattacaggcatgtgctaccacacctggcctgaGAGCATGTTTTCAGCAATGGATGGGGATAGTGTCCATTGGAGGCCACTAGCAACTGACATTTTCTGAGGAGGGAAGGTATCAACAGCCATACTCCTAAAAGAATCCAGATGATCCTGGATTGTTTGCATGCATTTGGAGGTCCCCTGAGTCCTTTGTTTGCCCTCTCACCAGACTTCTTGAAGAAAGAGAGGTTCTTTTATATTGTGATTTTCATGGTCACAGCCGTAAGAATAATATCTTCCTGTATGGCTGCAATAACAACGACCGGAAGTACTGGCTTCATGAGCGAGTCTTTCCTTTAATGTTAAGCAAAAATGCACCAGATAAGGTAAGCACATGAGGTAATTTTCTGTCCATTAGACTTAGGTACAAGGGCGCTTATTGCTTCCTAGAAGTAGCGTTTGGTAAATCCCAGCAAAATAGATTTAGGAATTGCTCTGTGTCCATCAGtcaatggaggaaaaaatgtgatatatccacACAGGGGAAtgttatttagcaataaaaagattAAGGTGCTGATACTCTAGGGTAAGGAAGAACCTTGAACACATtaagctaagtgaaagaagccagacacaagaaGCCACTTAACATATGATTCCATTCTATGCAGTGTTCAGAAGAGGCAAATTTAGAGACAGAAAGTGGTTCAGCAGGGCTGCTGGAGGAGGGTGGAATGGGGCATGACCGCCATTGAGTAGTGATTTtcttttgtgcatgtgtgtgtgtgcatgcaatgctggggattgaactcagggcttcgctctactactgagctacatcctcagcccttgagTTTACCTTTGaggtaatgaaaatgttataaACTTCAATTATGGTAATGGTTACACAACTCCATAAAACATTGAACTGTGcacattaaatgaatgaattttatgatgtgtgagttatatcttaataaaaatgattttttttagcttttggtgCTGGCAACAACTcggggcctcattcatgctaagcttatgctgtaccactaagctacacccccagcccaagctCAGTTTTTGAAATTTGCTCTTGATTATTCCACCTGGGCATTAGTTGAAACTCTTGTGGGCAAAGTTATCTATCACCTTTAATCCTGTGGTTGGTGAAGTAAGCCAGTATTCCCAGTTGTCCTAGGAACCCTAGTCCAGCAAAATGCACATTGGtggaggggaagaagaaagggaggaatggGCAATTaagactgaaaacaaaaaaaatgcgcTCTCTAGCCTTTGGAGGATCACAGTCCATGTGCAGTGCTCTGAGTGGTCCTGCAGAGGAATTCTGTTCAGTTTTGTTCACCCTCACCTCCCTGACTGACATGACCACAGaactcctcctcccccacccccttaaGACTATTGACATCTCCCAGAATTAATGTTTTATTGAACATACTTTAGGAAATAATGTATATAGACAACCAAGGAAGCcattcttgtttaaaaaatgaatttttgatGTTAATGAATATTTGTCAGTTTATTATTAACAGAGAATTTGGAtttctctttagttttcttttcatagTTGTAATTTTAAGGTCCAAAAGTGCAAAGAAGGAACAGGAAGAGTAGTGATGTGGCGAATGGGAATCCTAAACAGCTATACCATGGAGTCTACCTTCAGTGGGTCTACCCTAGGTGAGCTCTCCTTTGTAGATCATGAGTCACCCACAGGGGGAAGCCACACACAGCACCTGGGGAGATGAAAGGCCTGGGATTGCTGGGGAGATAGTGATTTAGAGGATTTCCTTGTCTGGCCCTCTACTGAGTTTGAGTACTCTGCATGTGAATGCGCAATACAATATTTGAAAGTATTGTATTGTTTAGAAGCATATTGATCTAGAATCAGAGgtggtattttttaaagttattcatAAATTAGATTTCCATTCAATCCTTAAGATATAATAAGAAATGTTTGTGGATTTTTCTCCAGGCAGTAAAAGAAACATTCACTTTACTATTGAGGACCTGAAGTCCCTGGGTTATCATGTCTGTGACACCCTTCTGGATTTTTGTGATCCTGATAAAACAAaggtaaaaatgtttttttcaagaaACATGGTGCTTTTACTGTGATCAGTTTCAAAGTCAGTACAGTGGGATTACAtgtgttctttattttcatcttaatattttttgaagcttttatatttaaggaaaatttaaaagccCCAGCCTGCAGTGTTGTCAACAAATGGTAAGACCTCATCATCCTCTAGAGTTGGAGACTGTCCTTTGGCACCCCTTTCCCTCACTTCTGGCCTTGCCCATGGCAGCACCAGTTCTTACTTTCCTTTCTCCTATTTTAGAAAAAGAGCAACTTGGTACAGGTATTTCAGAAAATCAGTGTCCTTGCTCTTCTCCCAAAGTAATCCGTCTTTTGTGCGTGGGTGGACTttatcctcttcttcctctcccctcaaCTGTGGGTGTTCTCAAGCAGCCCCCTTCTAAAACACAAAGACTTTCTTTGGCCATGTTTCGCCAGTGGGTTATTTCTATCTCCCTAACTCATCTCTCATACCCCTTCTGAAATGTTGGCTTGGTGTGCACCATTCTGGATACaattgtttaataaaaaataaaaggaaaatctggGGGTTAAGGGTGCAGCTCTGTGATGGAGTGCTACTTGCTTCTCATGCACAAGGCTTTGGGTTTAACCCCCAGCActgtaaaagaaaagtaaaatttgtcCACAGCATGGCCTATTTtaatctctctccttttttttttttttttttggtgctgagaattgaacccaggggtgctctagcactgagctaaatcagcccattttgtttttattttgagatatagtcttgctaaattgctgaggctggcctcaaacttcccatcctcctgcctcagtctcctgagttgctgggattacaggcatgcaccactgtgcctggctttaacttttctttttgattggtttttttgtttgtttgcttgctatGCTGGAGATTGATTCTAGAGCCTCCACAAGTTAGGCAAGTGTACTTGGCTATGCCCCCAGCCAAGTCATCCTTACCATATGCCAAAATCTAAACAACTCCAttcaaactttttcttctttgctgctcagaaaaaatgaaataagtcagaccatTGCATTATTTAAGAAGTTGGCCATAGCCAGAGAAAAGAGGCTAAAGGAGTGCTTGTATTTTCTGCCCTAAAAATACTTCTATTTCTATAGCTTATGGAATTTATCTGTTAACCTGTCTTTAGTAGTAGAGGTTGCAATTTAACTCATCTTTTCCCCCTTTCAGCATATACTCAGGaagtatttgatgaataaatacatagatgatcaaaaatagttcttttttcaCTGTCACAGTTTACTCAGTGTCTAGCAGAACTCAAGGAACTCTTACAACAGGAAATCCACAAGAAATTCAATGAATGTGGAGAAGAAGTGAATTTAGAAGGAAGTTGGAGTGACATCTCTTTGTCTGATATTGAGTCCAGgtaataaatttcaaagaaaaataagttttatatatatatttagttgatTTTGAGCTTCAATAATAACAGAGGAAATCATATCCTCAGTTCATGGCACACTTAAATACACTTTATTTCTTTGGCAGTTACAAACTGAGCACATGTCCATGCCAGCCTCTGTTCTGGGCCCTAGAAATAAACAGGGAGTTGAGCACACAGTTTATGGAGGGCGTTGGAGCAATCGTAAAGCCTTTGCTCTTGACTCCATGGGATATAGGAAGTCTTCAGAAGGTTTTGAGTAGAGGAGTGTCATGATCTGACTTAGGTTTTAGTTTCAACAGGAACACTGACTGCTCTGTGAAAAATGGACTGTGACGCTCTCTTGCAACAATATAGGTGAAAGGTGATGGTGGCTTAGACCAAGGCAGTAGTGTGGTTGAGGGAGAGGTGTGTGAATCGTGACTGTACTGGGATTCTAGATTGAAATTACAAACATTAGAATTTGCTCATGATTCCCCCCACCCAAGTTTGCAGTCACTTTAATTTGATGCTCTTAGGAGAGGGCAGAATGGCAGTAGTGAATAGGGAAGGTGGTGCTTCCAGAGCCACCCCTCTGGGGGCTAGTCAGTCCCATCCTCCAGTAGCTGAATATCATTGGGGCCAAAGCAACAATATTCTTCCTCTTCCAAGATTGGGAGGCTGTTGGCCTCTTGGTGTTTCACAAGCCTCTCAGTTTCCCAGCAGGCCCACTCTTGCAACCCATAGTCAGGCAGATAAGTCACAAAGGAACTGACAAAGACCAGGATGATAGAGAAGCCAGAGAAGATCACCTGAGTGTTCCAGAGACTCACAGCAGGACCTTTGTCATAAAACTATGGGAGTCTGGATTCTTCTCATAGAGGTTTTTGTCCTCAGGATCTGGGTCCTCCCGCCAGTGTGTGGTTATTTCTGGTGTCCTCTTTCTCACTGAAGCAGATGGGACAACCATAGCTCTGGAGGAGCTGGATTCCCAGCAAACGTGGACACTCAGTCTAACCTCCATGAAAGATAGTGCTTCTAACTaaccaaccacacacacacacatacacacacacacacacactctcacacacgtatttctttttctttttggttgtgctgaggattaaacccagcgtcttgcacatgcttggcaagcactgtaccactgagccatgccgCCATGGTTTCCACCCTCCCTTTTACACTCTGCTACTGCCACACTGGCTTTCTCACTCTTCCTCAGGCTTGCCAGGCCCTCTCCAGCTTCAGAGACTGaactaataattaatttttttaatatttattttttagttttaaatggactgaatatctttattttacatttatgtggttctgaggattaaactcagtgcctcaagcatgctaggcgagtgctctaccactgagccacaaccccagcccctgaactaATAATTTATTATGCCTAATTCCCCGGATATCCACATGACTAATCCCTTCACCTCTTTCAGGTCTTCACTTAATGTTACCATTCTCAACGTGGCCCACATTCCTTACTCTCATCCTGCAACTTGCTACCCCTATTCCCACTTCCGTGCTCtacctttttatatatatatagcatttatCACCTCCtgtcatttatcattttaaaatctttattgtgTCAGTTGTTTCTTGTCTTTCTCCCTAGTAGGCAGTggagatctttattttgttcacatGTGTCTCATGTGCCTGGAATGAGGCCTGTTCTGTACCTAGCAGAGGGAGAGTtcagtgaatatttgttgaattaatttagGATGCAGGATCTCACTTCTACCCTATAGTATCCCCAGCTCTTTCAAGAAGCCCTCTGTGGGTGAGTATCTCACAGTGTGCAAGAATACCTTCTACTCCACCTTACCTGCCAGGGTGCCTTAGGCTGCCCCAGCTCCTTTAAAAGATTGctgggctgagggctggggttgtggctcagcatgcATTAGGTGCTGGGCTCAATCCTccttaccacataaaaataaaataaagatattgtgtccacctataactaaacaataaaaaataaagaaataaaagattgcTAGGCTGGGTTTGGAGTTCTGCTGGAGTCTGCACTCTGGCCCATGGAGCACAGAGGAAAGGGCTGGCTTTCTATCGGTTCGTTCTATGTGGCACATTGAGATCTGGACCCTAAAGCAGGTTTGGCTGAGTCTCATAAATGTTTTCTTAGAAACCTTAAACCAGACCGTCAGCCAGGTAGGGTTCCCCATTAATCACATCACCCCTTCCACTCTTCCTCAGTCCTTTGCCAAACTCTCCAAACCCACTGCAACAACCCCTCTCCACTtttagcctcaaaaacaaaatgttctttGCATGTCAACACATGCATATAGAGCCCAGGGGAATCAGCTCAGAAAGAGCCAGACTCTCCACTCTTGTTGGCTCAGTAGGGAAACTGATGAAGTTAAGAAGTATTGAAAACAGCTCGGctcaatggtgcacacctgtaatcccacagacttgagaggctgaggcaaaaggatcacaaatttgaggtcagcttcagcaacttaacaagacccagtcttaaaataagaactagaaaagggctagagatataagtcagtggtatagtgcccctgggttcaatccccaggttcagaaaaaagaaaaaaaaaattattgaaaacaatTTGCTGGCTTCTTTGGCAGGAAGCCAGATAACACAAGCCTCCAGAGGGCGCCACCTGTCCATTCTTATGACTGTGCAGACAGGCAGCCTGGGAGGGTACAAGCCCAGTTTGAGTTTACTGtctatatgtgtacatacatgatTTTTGACGCTCTTTGGGATATACTATTTcgttaaaattttctattatctCCAAAAGGAACTTCAGATTATTAATAGAGCAAAGGCTTGACTGGATTGGAAAAGCCTCATGAGAACAGGGAATTAGAAAGTAGATCACAGAAGACAGGGCTTTCTTCCTGCTGTCTTGCCATAGGGCTCCTCAGGTGTATTGGGGGGTAGGGTGGGAGGAGGTGCTAAAAGAATGAAAGGCTGGGCAAAAGAATGATTTCAAATCTTGTCTTCCAATGAGGTCTGACTTTTGTCCCTAAGACACTTAATATTTGGAGCCTTTATCAGAGCTATCAGTTCTAACCAATCAAACCCCAGGAAAGGCAAAATATAATGTGACATTCAAGTAAAGGACatgatgaaggaaggaagaattgaTTATCTGAGACCCCATTCATTCTAGCACCTGTaaaagagaggaggggacagtTTCTGGAGAAGACTTTAGTCTAGATATGTGTCTAAAACTTTTGAAGGGAGAATACTGCCCTGGAGCTGGGGGTCATCAGTGAAAGAGTGCCTGCTTAGCTGCACGAGGCCCTGGTTCTCTACCCAAGGGGGGAGAAAAAGTATTTCCTGGTCTGTGGTCAGTAAACTGTTAGATTTACTTTTCTATATATTCAACACATTTTTACAGAGTTCCTGGTAGGATCCTGACTTTCAAAACTAGTACCAGCTAGACAGGAATGAATGAGGAAAAGCCTCTGCTGTTCTCTGGGGCTGCACATTGAGAATCCTGTGGCCTCACACCCTCTGCAACTTTGCGCTTTGGACCAGTATCCCTTTGTCACATGGATTGTGAACTCCTTGGTCTAGTAGGGGCTCTGCTTCACTCCTCTGACTCCTCTGTGCTAAACATACTGCCTGGCATACAGCAGGTGTtcagaaggaataaatgaatgtgtTTGTCAAGAAGATTTTATAACTGGTGCATAGACAATTCAGCAAATAGTGGACTAGACATCTAATCCCACGTGGCTGGTCTGGTAAATCTTAGACATCCTGCATATGTTAATAACAgctatttccctttcttctttctctctggaaCTAGCACCAGTGGTTCTGACAGCTCCCTCTCAGATGGTCTCCCTGTTCACCTACTGAACATAGTAGATGAGGTAAGATTATGTTGAGTTTTATACCTAGGAACtagcaatctttaaaaaaaatcatgccatTCCTGCATAATTTCGCGAGTTTTCCAAAAGTCTTAATATCT
It includes:
- the Agbl2 gene encoding cytosolic carboxypeptidase 2 isoform X6; the encoded protein is MFPALETERKQETLPDPYEDFMYRHLQYYGYFKAQKGSLPNSATHQHVQKNNPHYLLNVSFGERNDLIPDTLQKEKLLYSLMLSSPLLRSRQLLFDELDQVNPRLREPRELFAFFSSKGTLQAPRWPIECEVIKESIHHIEWVPPQPEYFYQPTGNEKVPEIVGEEKGTVVYHLNPVPTEGSYFTSSRVGGKQGIIKELAVTLEGPEDDTLLFESRFESGNLQKAVQVDTYEYELTLRTDLYTNKHTQWFYFRVQNTRKDVTYRFTIVNLLKPKSLYTVGMKPLMYSQLDANIYNIGWRREGNEIKYYKNNTDNGQQSFYCLTWTIQFPHDQDTCFFAHFYPYTYTDLQCYLLSVAKNPIQSQFCKLRTLCRSLAGNTVYLLTITNPSPTPHEAAAKKAVVLSARVHPGESNASWIMKGFLDFILSNSPDAQLLRDIFVFKVVPMLNPDGVIVGNYRCSLAGRDLNRHYKTILKESFPCIWHTRNMIKRLLEEREVLLYCDFHGHSRKNNIFLYGCNNNDRKYWLHERVFPLMLSKNAPDKFSFHSCNFKVQKCKEGTGRVVMWRMGILNSYTMESTFSGSTLGSKRNIHFTIEDLKSLGYHVCDTLLDFCDPDKTKFTQCLAELKELLQQEIHKKFNECGEEVNLEGSWSDISLSDIESSTSGSDSSLSDGLPVHLLNIVDELNQKMMSKKKKKKPLQTRKQRNELHQKNKLMPEFKLTEDASDRAELAPTLQKQSTFYKTLENFRSSAMKNEKLSLSESLPKTSCAASALHHWRM
- the Agbl2 gene encoding cytosolic carboxypeptidase 2 isoform X2, with the translated sequence MFPALETERKQETLPDPYEDFMYRHLQYYGYFKAQKGSLPNSATHQHVQKNNPHYLLNVSFGERNDLIPDTLQKEKLLYSLMLSSPLLRSRQLLFDELDQVNPRLREPRELFAFFSSKGTLQAPRWPIECEVIKESIHHIEWVPPQPEYFYQPTGNEKVPEIVGEEKGTVVYHLNPVPTEGSYFTSSRVGGKQGIIKELAVTLEGPEDDTLLFESRFESGNLQKAVQVDTYEYELTLRTDLYTNKHTQWFYFRVQNTRKDVTYRFTIVNLLKPKSLYTVGMKPLMYSQLDANIYNIGWRREGNEIKYYKNNTDNGQQSFYCLTWTIQFPHDQDTCFFAHFYPYTYTDLQCYLLSVAKNPIQSQFCKLRTLCRSLAGNTVYLLTITNPSPTPHEAAAKKAVVLSARVHPGESNASWIMKGFLDFILSNSPDAQLLRDIFVFKVVPMLNPDGVIVGNYRCSLAGRDLNRHYKTILKESFPCIWHTRNMIKRLLEEREVLLYCDFHGHSRKNNIFLYGCNNNDRKYWLHERVFPLMLSKNAPDKFSFHSCNFKVQKCKEGTGRVVMWRMGILNSYTMESTFSGSTLGSKRNIHFTIEDLKSLGYHVCDTLLDFCDPDKTKFTQCLAELKELLQQEIHKKFNECGEEVNLEGSWSDISLSDIESSTSGSDSSLSDGLPVHLLNIVDELNQKMMSKKKKKKPLQTRKQRNELHQKNKLMPEFKLTEDASDRAELAPTLQKQSTFYKTLENFRSSAMKNEKLSLSELNGGERSTSMDSKMTLILRKNKEKMQSKRPGFTPSCPQRGSTDSSQESAPGMKPNWPRNRYPVTKRSTTAMAAYPSLHVNTYP
- the Agbl2 gene encoding cytosolic carboxypeptidase 2 isoform X5 — protein: MFPALETERKQETLPDPYEDFMYRHLQYYGYFKAQKGSLPNSATHQHVQKNNPHYLLNVSFGERNDLIPDTLQKEKLLYSLMLSSPLLRSRQLLFDELDQVNPRLREPRELFAFFSSKGTLQAPRWPIECEVIKESIHHIEWVPPQPEYFYQPTGNEKVPEIVGEEKGTVVYHLNPVPTEGSYFTSSRVGGKQGIIKELAVTLEGPEDDTLLFESRFESGNLQKAVQVDTYEYELTLRTDLYTNKHTQWFYFRVQNTRKDVTYRFTIVNLLKPKSLYTVGMKPLMYSQLDANIYNIGWRREGNEIKYYKNNTDNGQQSFYCLTWTIQFPHDQDTCFFAHFYPYTYTDLQCYLLSVAKNPIQSQFCKLRTLCRSLAGNTVYLLTITNPSPTPHEAAAKKAVVLSARVHPGESNASWIMKGFLDFILSNSPDAQLLRDIFVFKVVPMLNPDGVIVGNYRCSLAGRDLNRHYKTILKESFPCIWHTRNMIKRLLEEREVLLYCDFHGHSRKNNIFLYGCNNNDRKYWLHERVFPLMLSKNAPDKFSFHSCNFKVQKCKEGTGRVVMWRMGILNSYTMESTFSGSTLGSKRNIHFTIEDLKSLGYHVCDTLLDFCDPDKTKFTQCLAELKELLQQEIHKKFNECGEEVNLEGSWSDISLSDIESSTSGSDSSLSDGLPVHLLNIVDELNQKMMSKKKKKKPLQTRKQRNELHQKNKLMPEFKLTEDASDRAELAPTLQKQSTFYKTLENFRSSAMKNEKLSLSELNGGERSTSMDSKMTLILRKNKEKMQGLLENLLLCVGLLKNYKDKILYE